From a single Rubrobacter tropicus genomic region:
- a CDS encoding DUF6744 family protein has product MLAAQAAFDLFENSSDPDKDSGITALGPNARRGLKDGDGPGSASDDVLLGELVWFSVSDAVRLVPETLTAVLEAASLDAERLVPRLPSPTSALSRAAEAAEVKRRKLTKDRAGNDVQEELYVSVLLRTASRGVKQLVTEVLDAANSRLSYRPVAKVSPGYENGKPDGTVAVERDAEGGDVPDAELFEAEVDTITDLRTHYAFEKDRHDGEAARRVLGRVLFEANAVPLRNSGGMYFVPEAHAEFARKILLFVEEVRLRAENAPTRVARPSMAMKVPLVDREEYREVLAESVEFFVKKEAESLIKEMASLVKGGKTVSGKRGRGFVERVRKLKENVSEYEELLQMQATEARAKLDIATREARALLQRIEP; this is encoded by the coding sequence GTGTTAGCAGCCCAGGCCGCCTTCGACCTCTTCGAGAACAGCTCGGACCCGGATAAGGACTCCGGGATCACCGCCCTCGGGCCCAACGCCCGTAGGGGCCTGAAGGACGGCGACGGCCCCGGCTCGGCATCCGACGACGTCCTGCTCGGCGAGCTCGTCTGGTTCTCCGTCTCCGACGCCGTCAGGCTCGTGCCCGAGACGCTCACCGCCGTCCTCGAGGCGGCCTCGCTCGACGCGGAGCGCCTGGTGCCGCGCCTGCCCTCCCCCACCTCGGCCCTCAGCCGCGCCGCGGAGGCCGCGGAGGTGAAGCGGCGCAAGCTCACCAAGGACCGCGCGGGCAACGACGTCCAGGAGGAGCTCTACGTGAGCGTGCTGCTCCGGACCGCCTCCCGCGGCGTCAAGCAGCTCGTCACCGAGGTCCTCGACGCCGCGAACTCCCGCCTCTCGTACCGCCCCGTGGCGAAGGTCTCCCCGGGCTACGAGAACGGCAAGCCCGACGGCACCGTCGCCGTCGAGCGCGACGCCGAAGGCGGCGACGTGCCCGACGCGGAGCTCTTCGAGGCCGAGGTGGACACCATAACCGACCTCCGGACCCACTATGCCTTCGAGAAGGACCGCCACGACGGCGAGGCCGCCCGGCGGGTGCTCGGGCGGGTGCTCTTCGAGGCCAACGCTGTCCCCTTGAGGAACTCCGGCGGCATGTACTTCGTCCCCGAGGCCCACGCCGAGTTCGCCCGCAAGATCCTCCTCTTCGTCGAGGAAGTCCGTCTCCGCGCGGAGAACGCCCCCACGCGAGTAGCCCGCCCCTCGATGGCGATGAAGGTCCCGCTCGTCGACCGGGAGGAGTACCGCGAGGTCCTCGCAGAGAGCGTCGAGTTCTTCGTGAAGAAGGAGGCCGAGAGCCTCATCAAGGAGATGGCCTCGCTGGTGAAGGGCGGAAAGACCGTCTCCGGCAAACGCGGCCGGGGCTTCGTCGAGCGCGTGAGAAAGCTCAAGGAGAACGTCTCCGAGTACGAGGAGCTCCTGCAGATGCAGGCCACGGAGGCCCGCGCCAAGCTCGACATCGCCACCCGCGAGGCCAGGGCCCTCCTCCAGCGCATCGAGCCATGA